One window of the Perca fluviatilis chromosome 5, GENO_Pfluv_1.0, whole genome shotgun sequence genome contains the following:
- the slc26a10 gene encoding solute carrier family 26 member 10: MSASVAVYRNIYTEDRFKQAYGSDDSTSGSLRLRDKLAGRCRCSRQTCLHLLRERVPIFNWLPRYRLKKWILGDTIGGLTVGILHIPQGMAFALLTSVAPIFGLYTSFFPVVLYMFFGTGRHVSTGTFAVVSLMTGSVVEQLVPTPLEMNSSSSEAADFEAQRIGVASAVALLSGIIMLCMFGLQLGFLSTYLSEPIVKAFTSAAAFHVTISQLQSMLGLRLPRHTGSFSLFKTLASVMENLPHTNMAELLISLVCLAVLVPVKEINMRYRQRLRTPIPVEILTVIIATGVAYASSLDSTYNIEIVGHIPAGFPGPRMPALHTFPDIAGDTVAITFVGYAVSVSLAMIYADKHGYSIHPNQELLAHGISNTVSSFFTCFPSSATLATTNILESAGGYTQLSGLFTSLVVLVVLLLIGPLFYFLPKAVLACINVTSLRQMFLQFQELPELWRISRIDFMVWVVTWLSVVVLNVDLGLAIGVVFSMMTVICRTQRAGCSVLGRASNTEIYRPLENHSKCYEVPGVKILTYNGPIYYGNRSFFREEMSRLLGLTPERIRSREKARKALEKREREAIVSTVERAIANTSFSSENEFFKSETSESDVQAVLIDCSSVTFVDVAGARLFTQMCTECQKVGVYVYLANCNESVLKILTSSGLMTYMNPQHIFVTVHDAVMYIQQQKEKPPENTTTVWV; encoded by the exons ATGAGCGCTTCTGTGGCTGTGTACAGGAATATTTACACAGAGGACCGCTTCAAACAGGCCTACGGCTCCGATGATAGCACAAGTGGAAGTTTGCGGCTCCGGGACAAGCTTGCCGGGAGGTGCAGGTGTTCAAGGCAAACCTGCCTTCACCTGTTGAGGGAGAGAGTGCCCATTTTCAACTGGCTGCCAAGATACAGACTGAAGAAATGGATTTTAGGAGATACTATTGGGGGACTGACAGTTGGTATTCTTCACATTCCGCAAG GCATGGCCTTCGCGTTACTCACGTCTGTGGCACCAATATTTGGCCTTTACACCTCCTTCTTCCCTGTGGTCCTCTACATGTTTTTTGGCACAGGTCGCCACGTGTCCACAG GTACCTTTGCTGTGGTGAGTCTGATGACTGGTTCTGTTGTGGAGCAGCTGGTTCCCACTCCTCTGGAAATGAACTCCAGTTCGTCTGAAGCGGCCGACTTTGAAGCCCAGAGGATTGGAGTTGCTTCAGCTGTAGCACTCCTCTCAGGTATTATTATG CTCTGTATGTTTGGTCTTCAGCTGGGCTTCCTCTCCACCTATCTGTCAGAGCCAATTGTTAAGGCTTTCACCAGTGCTGCTGCCTTTCATGTTACCATCTCGCAGTTGCAAAGCATGCTGGGGCTGCGGCTCCCTCGCCACACTGGGTCCTTTTCCCTCTTTAAG ACTTTAGCGTCTGTGATGGAGAACCTGCCTCACACTAACATGGCTGAGCTGCTGATCTCCTTGGTGTGTTTGGCTGTTCTGGTGCCAGTTAAGGAGATCAACATGCGTTACCGGCAGCGCCTGCGTACACCTATCCCCGTGGAGATCCTCACG GTGATTATTGCTACAGGTGTGGCCTATGCCTCCTCGCTGGACTCTACTTACAACATTGAGATAGTTGGCCACATCCCAGCTGG ATTCCCGGGGCCACGGATGCCTGCCTTGCACACTTTCCCTGACATTGCTGGAGATACAGTAGCCATAACATTTGTTGGCTATGCTGTGTCGGTTTCACTGGCAATGATCTATGCCGATAAACATGGATATTCCATACATCCCAACCAG GAGCTCCTGGCTCACGGTATCTCCAACACAGTGTCTTCTTTTTTCACCTGCTTTCCCAGCTCAGCCACTCTTGCTACCACTAATATACTCGAGAGTGCTGGAGGATACACACAG CTCTCTGGCTTGTTCACAAGTCTGGTTGTTCTGGTTGTCCTGCTGCTGATTGGACCGCTGTTCTACTTCCTACCAAag GCAGTCCTGGCATGCATCAACGTCACCAGCCTCAGGCAGATGTTCCTGCAGTTCCAGGAGTTACCTGAACTGTGGAGAATCAGCAGGATTGACTTT ATGGTTTGGGTGGTAACCTGGCTCTCTGTAGTGGTACTCAACGTGGATCTTGGCCTGGCTATCGGAGTGGTTTTCTCTATGATGACTGTCATCTGCCGCACACAAAG GGCTGGTTGTTCAGTGCTTGGTCGGGCCAGCAACACAGAAATTTACAGACCTCTGGAGAACCACAGCAAG TGCTATGAGGTACCTGGGGTGAAGATCCTGACTTACAACGGGCCTATTTACTACGGAAACCGTAGCTTCTTCAGGGAGGAGATGAGCAGGCTGCTGGGCCTGACGCCAGAGAGAATCCGCAGCCGagagaaagctaggaaagccctggagaaaagggagagagaggccaTAGTCAGCACTGTG GAAAGAGCCATTGCAAACACATCATTTTCTTCAGAAAATGAGTTCTTTAAATCTG aAACATCTGAGAGTGATGTTCAGGCAGTGTTAATCGATTGCAGCAGTGTGACTTTTGTTGATGTTGCTGGAGCAAGACTCTTTACACAG ATGTGTACTGAATGCCAGAAAGTTGGAGTTTATGTATATTTGGCAAACTGCAATG AAAGCGTATTGAAGATCCTAACATCAAGTGGTCTAATGACCTACATGAACCCTCAAcatatttttgtcactgttcATGATGCAGTGATGTATATTCAACAGCAGAAG GAAAAACCTCCAGAAAACACCACGACTGTTTGGGTATGA